The following are from one region of the Gemmatimonadaceae bacterium genome:
- a CDS encoding BlaI/MecI/CopY family transcriptional regulator, with product MKRREPADKLGSRERQIMDIIYRRGQATAAEIQADLPDPPSNSAVRGMLRLLEEKGHVSHKTDGPRYVYLPTADPSTVSRSAVRHLVRTFFDNSAGSAVAAMLGMYESRLKDEDLDRLESLIEQVRSKGGTQ from the coding sequence ATGAAGCGACGAGAACCCGCGGACAAGCTCGGTAGCCGCGAACGCCAGATCATGGACATCATTTATCGGCGAGGTCAGGCGACTGCCGCCGAGATTCAGGCTGATCTGCCCGACCCTCCCAGCAACTCGGCTGTGCGCGGAATGTTGAGACTGCTCGAAGAGAAGGGTCACGTCAGCCACAAGACCGATGGCCCTCGTTACGTGTATCTCCCAACAGCCGATCCATCGACTGTCAGCCGGTCCGCTGTACGACATCTTGTTCGCACTTTCTTCGACAACTCCGCGGGCTCCGCTGTGGCCGCGATGCTTGGCATGTACGAGTCGCGCTTGAAGGACGAGGACCTCGATCGCCTCGAGTCTCTCATTGAGCAGGTTCGCAGCAAAGGAGGCACGCAATGA
- a CDS encoding M56 family metallopeptidase encodes MIPLLPLPDFVASALSGAGSPPAFVAMIVVKATVVLAIGAVAAVLARHAGAAVRHAIVALTLAAALGLPLGMVAAPAWRVGILPPFTARQDGPGKPAPDSRVSSATVSPPASTATTSELTRSSTITISSSSPAVIALSSTTLSRVADFWIPIAWLVGLLSVLGWMIVGRIGLRRVAGTATALETTDWRMLMDEERERAGVDGPVAVLSSTHVSTPLAWGTRSPIILLPAESSEWPREHRAVVLRHELAHIARADALTQMLAGVTCAVYWFHPLVWVAARKLRAEQERACDERVLSSGTPPAEYAAHLLEVARSARALGAHGLVSLAMARPSQLEGRLLAVLNPSSRRHRISPAARIAGITGAFLVFVALSAFTPMPRASALPRAVTPTIIAAQFVPPQSPLSPEVKAASSWTRTGATRVAMDSSFERSVDVRAGETLVIDLRTGAGLTITAWDQNRVRVRGRLGGRNWRDTEVDLERTSSGARLSSRYTMRSSSQSSSHHFEIRVPKRFNVRVSSAGGGISITGVRGEFTGSTGGGSIRISDASGRAGLSTGGGSIRVNDSNLSGSVGTGGGSVLIQRVRGGLRGSSGSGPIVYGNAEDADIVSAGGSSRISDDKGGVTVGAGGNVTINERTGEIRDNSTGRIIYRKAGGRISIAEAMNGADVRTEGGSVSIGRSAGDVRALTGGGDITIGPLDGSASATTGAGDVTITLRGGGHHSVDVASGNGKVTLVLPSSFSGRVELETAYTERHGRTRIESDWPLSVTETDFWDDSHGTPRKFVRARQAIGRGGAGLLRVKTVNGNIILRRGD; translated from the coding sequence ATGATTCCCCTTCTTCCCCTCCCCGACTTCGTTGCCTCCGCGCTTTCGGGCGCTGGCTCTCCACCCGCATTTGTCGCCATGATCGTCGTAAAGGCGACTGTGGTGCTCGCCATTGGAGCTGTCGCCGCCGTTCTCGCTCGCCACGCTGGAGCTGCCGTTCGACACGCAATCGTCGCACTTACCCTCGCGGCCGCCCTGGGATTGCCGCTTGGAATGGTGGCTGCGCCGGCATGGAGAGTTGGAATTCTTCCACCGTTCACAGCGCGACAGGATGGGCCTGGCAAACCTGCGCCGGACTCTCGCGTCTCCTCCGCAACGGTGTCGCCGCCGGCAAGCACCGCTACAACATCGGAGTTGACGAGATCGTCTACCATCACGATTTCTTCGAGCTCGCCCGCGGTGATCGCACTTTCTTCGACGACATTGTCCCGCGTCGCCGATTTCTGGATTCCGATCGCGTGGCTCGTCGGGTTGCTGAGCGTTCTGGGGTGGATGATCGTTGGCCGAATCGGTCTACGCCGCGTCGCTGGTACCGCGACCGCACTCGAGACCACTGACTGGCGCATGCTAATGGACGAGGAGCGTGAACGCGCCGGCGTCGACGGTCCGGTCGCCGTGCTTTCGAGCACGCATGTCAGCACTCCTCTCGCGTGGGGAACACGCTCGCCGATAATTCTTCTTCCTGCCGAATCCTCGGAATGGCCGCGCGAGCATCGAGCCGTTGTTCTGCGGCATGAGCTTGCGCACATCGCTCGCGCCGACGCGCTGACGCAGATGCTGGCCGGTGTCACATGCGCCGTGTACTGGTTCCATCCGCTCGTCTGGGTCGCCGCGCGAAAGCTGCGCGCCGAGCAGGAGCGCGCCTGCGACGAGCGCGTGCTTTCGTCAGGGACGCCGCCCGCCGAGTATGCCGCGCATCTGCTCGAAGTCGCGCGCTCGGCCCGCGCGCTCGGCGCACATGGACTCGTATCACTCGCGATGGCTCGGCCGTCGCAGCTCGAGGGTCGGCTGCTCGCTGTTCTCAACCCGTCGAGCAGGCGACATCGCATCTCTCCGGCTGCAAGGATCGCCGGAATCACCGGCGCATTTCTCGTGTTCGTCGCGCTTTCTGCGTTCACGCCCATGCCGCGCGCCTCGGCGCTGCCCCGCGCCGTAACACCGACCATCATTGCGGCCCAGTTCGTCCCGCCTCAATCGCCGTTGTCCCCGGAAGTGAAGGCTGCATCCAGCTGGACCAGGACAGGTGCGACAAGAGTCGCGATGGATTCATCATTCGAGCGCAGCGTTGATGTTCGCGCCGGCGAGACCCTCGTCATCGATTTGAGAACCGGCGCCGGGTTGACGATCACCGCGTGGGATCAGAACAGAGTTCGCGTTCGCGGCAGACTTGGCGGGCGCAACTGGCGTGACACCGAAGTCGATCTCGAGCGGACGAGCTCCGGTGCGCGTCTTTCGTCGCGATACACGATGAGGTCAAGCTCTCAAAGCTCGAGTCATCACTTCGAGATTCGAGTGCCGAAGCGCTTCAACGTCCGAGTGTCGTCGGCTGGTGGAGGGATTTCCATCACTGGTGTTCGGGGTGAATTCACCGGAAGTACAGGCGGTGGTTCGATCCGCATCTCGGACGCAAGCGGGCGGGCCGGCCTCTCCACAGGGGGCGGATCGATCCGCGTCAACGACTCGAATCTTTCCGGATCGGTCGGCACTGGCGGCGGAAGCGTGCTGATCCAGCGCGTGCGAGGCGGCTTGCGCGGCAGCTCGGGAAGCGGTCCAATCGTGTATGGAAATGCCGAAGACGCTGACATCGTGTCGGCCGGAGGCAGCTCACGCATCAGCGATGACAAGGGCGGCGTGACAGTCGGAGCCGGCGGGAACGTCACGATCAATGAGAGGACCGGAGAGATCCGCGACAACAGCACCGGTCGCATCATTTACAGAAAGGCTGGCGGCCGCATCAGCATCGCCGAAGCGATGAATGGAGCCGATGTGCGAACCGAAGGAGGCTCGGTTTCCATCGGCCGCTCTGCCGGAGACGTGCGTGCTTTGACGGGCGGCGGGGACATCACTATCGGTCCGCTCGACGGCTCGGCGTCGGCGACGACCGGGGCGGGCGATGTGACGATCACCTTGCGCGGCGGTGGTCATCATTCGGTGGATGTCGCCTCAGGCAACGGTAAGGTGACGCTCGTGCTTCCTTCGAGCTTTTCAGGACGAGTAGAGCTGGAGACCGCGTACACCGAACGACACGGACGGACGCGCATTGAAAGTGACTGGCCGCTTTCGGTAACGGAAACGGATTTCTGGGATGATTCTCACGGGACTCCGCGCAAATTCGTTCGCGCACGTCAGGCGATTGGACGCGGGGGCGCTGGCTTGCTGAGGGTGAAGACCGTCAACGGCAACATAATCCTGCGGCGCGGAGACTAG
- a CDS encoding DUF1003 domain-containing protein → MQRPESTGTPRDSRLLDRNVRAVIEHAAEEERARPTADRVAMAIWRFAGTMNFVYFHVVLYGLWAAVDLGWIPGIRNFDPTFTIIGSTAAVEAIFLAIFVLMAQLRMAHNADVRNQLDVQVSLISEQEITHILRLVAAMSERMGIEEAKDPEIQELLRELKPRDVLHRIEAQTDAVKEQIRDERSAR, encoded by the coding sequence ATGCAGCGGCCTGAGTCAACCGGGACGCCGCGCGACTCCCGTCTTCTCGACCGCAACGTGCGTGCTGTAATCGAGCACGCCGCAGAGGAGGAGCGCGCCCGCCCGACCGCCGACCGCGTCGCGATGGCCATCTGGCGCTTCGCCGGCACGATGAACTTTGTCTATTTCCATGTCGTCCTTTATGGACTCTGGGCAGCGGTCGACCTGGGATGGATTCCGGGAATACGCAACTTCGATCCGACATTCACTATCATCGGTTCAACTGCGGCGGTGGAGGCGATCTTCCTCGCCATCTTTGTCTTGATGGCGCAGCTTCGGATGGCCCACAACGCCGATGTACGCAATCAGCTCGACGTTCAAGTGAGCCTCATCTCCGAGCAGGAGATCACTCACATCCTTCGTCTCGTCGCCGCGATGAGCGAACGTATGGGCATCGAAGAAGCCAAGGACCCTGAAATCCAGGAGCTGTTAAGGGAGCTCAAGCCTCGTGACGTGTTGCACCGGATTGAAGCACAAACCGATGCCGTCAAGGAACAGATTCGCGACGAAAGAAGCGCGCGATAG
- a CDS encoding septum formation initiator family protein yields the protein MGPVIQRLIFALIVLGGLLFAVQGGEYSTMDLWRQRERRAQLIAQADSLRRQVDSLKKMAKAIASDRATQERIAREEFGMVRGDKEILYRFGDTADTATARRR from the coding sequence ATGGGACCAGTAATCCAGCGGCTGATCTTTGCGCTCATCGTGCTGGGCGGGCTCTTGTTCGCCGTTCAGGGTGGGGAGTACAGCACAATGGACCTGTGGCGCCAGCGGGAGAGGAGGGCGCAGCTGATCGCGCAGGCGGATTCGCTGCGCCGGCAGGTGGACTCGTTGAAGAAGATGGCAAAGGCGATTGCATCCGATCGCGCGACACAGGAGCGGATCGCGCGCGAGGAATTCGGGATGGTGCGAGGGGATAAGGAGATCCTTTACCGGTTCGGCGACACGGCGGATACCGCCACCGCGAGGCGACGATAG
- the eno gene encoding phosphopyruvate hydratase encodes MSTILDIRAREIIDSRGNPTIEADVTLASGATGRAAVPSGASTGEHEALELRDGDADRYGGKGVQLAVQNVEERIAPALNGLVAADQVAIDRAMIELDGTPNKGKLGANAILAVSMATARAAAEESGMPLYRYLGGPLARILPVPMMNILNGGAHATNTVDFQEYMIVPIGTDNFADAVRMGAEVFHALKKVLVKRKLSTGVGDEGGFAPDLASDEDALKVVVEAIESAGYAPGTEIVIALDCAASELCKGKNYVFKKSGAGTHNADGMIDMYMKWLEEYPIVSIEDGLAEDDWAGWAKLTAALGDRVQLVGDDIFVTNTERLARGISEDVGNAILIKLNQIGTVTETLEAIDLARANGYQSIISHRSGETEDTFIADLAVATGAGQIKTGSASRTDRVAKYNQLLRIEEMLGDSAEYPAGAIYGL; translated from the coding sequence ATGTCAACGATTCTAGATATTCGCGCGCGGGAAATTATCGACAGCCGTGGCAATCCGACCATCGAAGCCGATGTAACGCTCGCGAGCGGAGCGACTGGACGCGCCGCAGTGCCGAGTGGTGCGTCCACGGGAGAGCATGAGGCGCTGGAGCTGCGAGACGGCGATGCAGACCGGTACGGCGGAAAGGGTGTGCAGCTCGCCGTTCAAAATGTCGAGGAGCGAATCGCCCCGGCGCTGAACGGGCTCGTTGCGGCGGACCAGGTTGCGATCGACCGCGCGATGATCGAGCTCGACGGCACGCCCAACAAAGGGAAGCTCGGCGCGAATGCGATTCTCGCCGTGTCGATGGCGACCGCTCGCGCTGCCGCCGAGGAATCGGGGATGCCGCTGTACCGCTACCTCGGCGGGCCGCTCGCGCGAATTCTTCCCGTCCCGATGATGAACATCCTGAACGGCGGAGCGCACGCCACCAATACAGTGGATTTCCAGGAGTACATGATCGTCCCGATAGGCACGGACAATTTTGCCGATGCGGTGCGGATGGGAGCCGAAGTGTTTCACGCGCTGAAGAAAGTTCTCGTCAAGCGGAAGCTGTCCACGGGAGTGGGTGACGAGGGCGGCTTCGCGCCGGATCTGGCGAGCGACGAGGACGCCCTCAAAGTCGTGGTGGAGGCGATTGAAAGTGCCGGCTACGCGCCCGGAACCGAGATCGTCATCGCGCTCGACTGTGCGGCGTCGGAGCTCTGCAAAGGAAAGAACTATGTATTCAAGAAGAGCGGGGCAGGGACGCACAACGCAGACGGCATGATCGACATGTATATGAAATGGCTCGAGGAATACCCGATCGTCTCGATCGAGGACGGGCTAGCCGAGGACGACTGGGCAGGCTGGGCGAAGCTCACTGCGGCGCTCGGCGATCGTGTCCAGCTGGTGGGTGACGACATCTTCGTGACGAATACCGAGCGCCTTGCCCGTGGGATCTCCGAAGACGTCGGCAACGCGATACTCATAAAGCTGAATCAGATCGGGACAGTCACCGAGACGCTGGAGGCAATAGACCTGGCGCGCGCGAACGGGTACCAGTCGATCATCTCGCACCGATCGGGCGAAACGGAGGACACGTTCATTGCCGATCTCGCGGTTGCGACAGGCGCCGGACAGATCAAGACCGGCTCTGCGAGCCGAACCGACCGCGTAGCGAAGTACAATCAGTTGCTGAGGATCGAGGAAATGCTGGGCGATTCGGCGGAGTATCCCGCGGGCGCGATTTACGGTCTTTGA
- a CDS encoding lysophospholipid acyltransferase family protein, whose amino-acid sequence MIVLSVIRTIFAATIGVLVTTIGGLSAMIAGLFGVQDREGGIFDHTPRVWSRIILWGAGVTTQVHCPELMTGGEPRIYMSNHLSWFDIPALASVLPRYKFVAKAELFKVPIFGPAIRAIGMVPIERQAGKAAFAAYDVAAGKIGAGNSVVVFPEGSRGYDYPIRQFKKGPFVLAIAAGVPIVPVLLYGTRDVFAKGTMLVRSGPLHIHLLEPVPTAGLDYSDRDELAQTVRSRIVDALDSLYGIKSEPSRRQPQTVDSE is encoded by the coding sequence ATGATCGTCTTATCCGTGATTCGCACGATCTTCGCCGCCACGATCGGTGTGCTGGTCACTACGATTGGCGGATTGTCGGCAATGATTGCCGGACTTTTTGGTGTTCAGGATCGAGAGGGTGGCATCTTCGATCACACACCTCGGGTGTGGTCGCGCATCATCCTATGGGGAGCTGGAGTCACCACCCAGGTTCACTGTCCGGAGCTGATGACGGGTGGTGAGCCGCGAATCTACATGTCGAACCACCTGAGCTGGTTCGACATTCCGGCGCTTGCGTCTGTGCTGCCGCGTTACAAGTTCGTCGCCAAGGCGGAGCTCTTCAAAGTTCCGATTTTCGGACCGGCGATTCGCGCGATCGGCATGGTGCCAATCGAACGACAGGCGGGGAAAGCCGCGTTCGCGGCGTATGACGTAGCGGCGGGCAAAATTGGCGCGGGAAACTCCGTCGTAGTTTTTCCCGAGGGGTCGCGCGGATACGACTATCCAATCCGACAGTTCAAGAAAGGGCCATTCGTCCTCGCGATAGCTGCCGGCGTGCCGATTGTGCCCGTTCTCCTCTACGGAACGCGCGACGTGTTCGCGAAGGGCACGATGTTGGTGCGCTCCGGGCCGCTTCATATACATTTGCTCGAGCCGGTGCCGACGGCGGGACTCGATTATTCGGACCGCGACGAGCTCGCCCAAACCGTTCGGTCGCGAATAGTCGATGCTCTCGATTCGCTCTACGGAATCAAAAGCGAGCCGTCTCGACGCCAGCCGCAGACGGTCGATTCCGAGTAG
- the thiL gene encoding thiamine-phosphate kinase, with product MASDKAESHHHTSLREGTEFDLVRRMLDRWGNKAHAIGDDAAVLVPGAIASLVISTDASVENVHFRRGWLTPKEIGYRATAASLSDLAAMAAEPLGVLVAMTLPAEWRDRLDEIADGIGEATEAASTRILGGDLSDGRDLSLSVTVLGNSANPLRRSGARAGDRVYVTGNLGGPSAALLALTSNETPSPDARARFAHPVPRIREALWLAAHGAASAIDISDGLAADLSHIAAASGVSISISLDRIPVMADVSAKDAAGSGEEYELVVTSHAPLDTRAFRKEFSLPLTEIGAVEQGRPVVRVFDHGAPVPTPSGYRHFEP from the coding sequence GTGGCTTCTGACAAGGCTGAGTCGCACCATCACACATCACTGCGTGAGGGAACCGAGTTCGACCTCGTGCGCCGAATGCTCGACCGATGGGGAAACAAAGCTCACGCAATCGGTGACGACGCTGCTGTTCTCGTTCCCGGTGCCATTGCGTCGCTCGTCATCAGCACCGATGCATCCGTTGAAAACGTGCACTTCCGCCGTGGATGGCTTACACCGAAGGAGATTGGATATCGCGCCACGGCTGCGTCGTTGAGCGACCTTGCGGCAATGGCCGCCGAGCCGCTGGGAGTTCTCGTGGCGATGACTCTGCCGGCCGAGTGGCGCGACCGCCTGGATGAAATTGCCGACGGAATCGGCGAAGCGACCGAGGCGGCGTCCACTCGCATATTGGGCGGTGACCTGAGTGACGGCCGCGATCTTTCGCTCTCCGTCACCGTGCTGGGAAATTCCGCCAATCCGTTACGTCGCAGTGGCGCGCGCGCAGGGGACCGCGTGTACGTCACAGGGAACCTCGGCGGCCCGAGCGCCGCGCTGCTCGCACTCACCTCGAACGAGACCCCTTCGCCTGATGCACGCGCGCGCTTCGCGCACCCGGTTCCTCGAATACGTGAAGCCCTTTGGCTCGCCGCGCATGGCGCGGCCTCGGCCATCGATATCTCCGACGGACTCGCCGCGGACCTGTCGCACATTGCCGCCGCCAGCGGCGTGTCGATTTCGATAAGCCTCGATCGAATCCCTGTAATGGCCGATGTGTCAGCGAAGGATGCAGCGGGGAGCGGCGAAGAATACGAGCTCGTGGTCACATCACATGCACCACTCGATACGCGCGCATTCCGCAAGGAATTCAGCCTGCCGCTCACCGAGATCGGCGCGGTGGAGCAGGGACGGCCGGTAGTTCGCGTCTTCGACCACGGCGCTCCGGTTCCGACGCCGAGTGGATATCGTCACTTCGAGCCATGA